TTATATATTGATGAAAATATCTGGTCGATTTTAAGAAGTGGTTAAAAACAATGTTTGATTTCAcatcattttaacattctgtcataaagagcaagAGCTCAACTAAATAAAGACTCCCTCACGAGATTGGCCTGTTGAGATACTCCCTGTTGGCGCATGTGTTCCAAGTGGCTGTCGGGTAAAAGTAGAGGATAGCAGACAACATGATTCTTAGTGaaagggggtgttgttgaacgtTTTCTTGACTGTTATAGATCACGTAAAATGTTATCCAGGAACTTTCTGAAGTAATATTAGGCTACGTGAGACATTTATTTGCTCTAACTTATTTACGTTTTGATATTGAAGTAGATGTTTGATTGCTCTGGTCTAGGGGTGCATCAGTTGCAGCCTTGAGAATCGAATTTTCTCTCCGCAAGTCCCTAGTCATTATCTCTACACTACAACAAAGTACTTAAACTGTACTGTAGCTTACAACATTTCATGCCATACAAAGAAACAATAGCTTCCAAAATGGATCGGGTAAGTCTGGTTTTAACAGTATAGGCCTGCTGTGTTGTGCAAAATGTCTAGGCCTAGTTTTCATAATCTTTGATCCTCCACATTCCTGTGCTCGGTTTAAACGGCCGGACAAAAAAAACATGACGGAAAAACTTGTTgggatttttttcttctccttcAAAGTAGCCTGAGTATGTTTCGGAATTTGTGACTATGACCTAATAATCTCTCCTTCCTCACAAAGTGTTCACATTCCTTCACTGATTTCGAATACATTGTCCATTATTTGACCAGATACTCAAGTGGCCGTTCTAACAAAGAAAATAAATGTCTTCAACAATGGAAGGCAAATGAGAAaaggcaagatcaggtgggaccattatAGCCAACGAGAGGGCAGATATTAATGGGGTTTACGAGAGGGCAGATATTAATGGGGTTTACGAGAGGGCAGATACACAGAGTTTAATTTCTATTTCGCATTTTAATCTATTTAGGATTAGGCATAACGTTAGAAGTGTGGTTAATATTAGGGTTAAAATCACATGTTAATAAGGACAATGGTAGAAATAGGCGTGGTTTATGACTTTGTTTGCGGGCGTGGTTTATGACTTTGTTTgcggtaactagtgacgaccaggCACTACTCCCATATAAACTGTCCTACTTTTATCAATAGACTCCTAACAACCTAATCGTTACGAATTTTATATTCGATCAAATAAAACAGAAGACAGCTTTTAGCCCGAGTTATCCCTCtcgcttctcctcttcctcgctgtttgaaaggaaatgactggcataagaaatatggtggaaactaGCCCATTCCTCCACCAGCCTAATGCTATTATATTTGTGGGAAGTAGTGAACGATTCAACATTTGTGGAAAAATGTTATATTCTAGGGATGCACCCAAAATCAGAGATTAGACTAAATTAGACTAAATTAGACaaaattaataaaatatttgGTTTAATGTTAATCAATGTAGAATACTTATTGTGGCCAACAGGACAAAGCTAGCccgtccccctccaccctcccggAGTCCCCAGGTCGATCGCCTCCCTGTACTTTACTGTTGGATCTGGTCATCTGCAGGAAAACACCAGGGCAGAGTGGAactaggagaggagaaggagaagaggaacaTGGAGATTTGATTTCATTAAGTAAGAACCATGGTGTGGATTAGACTACAGTCCGCTTCTGTAACAATTAATTGATTTAAGTATATATTGATTCAAATATCTGGTCGATTTTAAGAAGTGGTTAAAAACAACGTTTGATTTCAcatcattttaacattctgtcagaAAGAGCAAGATCTcaactaaataaaaatacatgttttaccaTCTCAAGAGGTTTGATGAAAAATAAATACTATAGTAAGtgtcaaataaagtaacagggttgaccgtaacaggggaCTAGtgaaaacaacaaaaacactACATTGTTAAAATAGTCCTTTGAATCAGCCATGAATCTGCTTGTGACCGGGGGAATGGAAGCTAGTATTGTGCAAATAGTCCTTTAAATCAGCCATGAATCTGCTTGTGACTGGGGGAATGGAAGCTAGTATTGTGCAAATAATCCTTTAAATCAGCCATGAATCTGCTTGTGACCGGGGGAATGGAAGCTAGTATTGTGCAAATAATCCTTTAAATCAGCCATGAATCTGCTTGTGACCGGGGGAATGGAAGCTAGTATTGTGCAAATAGTCCTTTAAATCAGCCATGAATCTGCTTGTGACTGGGGGAATGGAAGCTAGTATTGTGCAAATAGTCCTTTAAATCAGCCATGAATCTGCTTGTGACTGGGGGAATGGAAGCTAGTATTGTGCAAATAGTCCTTTAAATCAGCCATGAATCTGCTTGTGACCGGGGGAATGGAAGCTAGTATTGTGCAAATAGTCCTTTAAATCAGCCATGAATCTGCTTGTGACCGGGGGAATGGAAGCTAGTATTGTGCAAATAGTCCTTTAAATCAGCCATGAATCTGCTTGTGACCGGGGGAATGGAAGCTAGTATTGTGCAAATAGTCCTTTAAATCAGCCATGAATCTGCTTGTGACCGGGGGAATGGAAGCTAGTATTGTACAAATAGTCCTTTAAATCAGCCATGAATCTGCTAGTGACCGGGGGAATGGAAGCTAGTATTGTGCAACAGGGAGTAGTAATTGAATGCAATTTTAACAAAAGAAGttattgttaaaacatttctagcatGTCTGTGTCTGGATAGAAGGGTTGAGatgctcagttttccaccacaaaacagcaGAGAATTGTCAAAAAGAgttgaaccagctcacctgcttttactctgatttgactattagatgttcaatgtttcttattttttaaagaatagtttaaccatattaaaacgagagttcagttcatgTAATAGGGtagaccttaaaatgagggacaaatgtaaatgaatcactaattacACTAAATAAATAATGTTCAGAAATGACTGTCAAAGTCACCAAATAACTAGGtctttacatgcacactaataatttcCTAtgaaactgattatggcagtaggctgagtatggcattagtcatgtaaacaTCTTACTCTGCTGATCTTAATTGGCGTAAGGTCATAACAGAAGGAAGCATACGCCTTTAAAAACACCTGGTTGTCTGAACAATCTTTAGAATGATTAGGACATGAAACACTTTAATCAGAGTTATAGAGGTGTATTTAATCTGTGCATGTGCTAACACAAGCAGCGCCAGCTAACTTCTTTTGACAGAGTCCAGTGAGTTCAGGGAAAAACTGAAAATGTGCAGCTTTATTTATCCGAACTCAATCAAATATGTTGAAAATAACACGGTTGCTGTTGTAGAACCTTTATTTTGATTGGCTATTTTTTGCATTTATCAAAATGccgtcaggtagcctgatttcagatctGTCCATATAAACAGGTTTATGAGGTGAAATTGTTCTATTTTCCAAGCTTGTCAACATTTAAATCAAACTCCTATTACTAATTGACTATTCACAATAATCATATTATTCTGTGCTTGTATCCGTACTCAATGATGGTAAACCTAGGAGTAATTATTGTACTTGTTGGGTTAAAATCTTTCTGACGTTAAACAGGGTTGACGGAGGGACttgtcaaaatgctgaattgtGTCACTTTAGCAAGTTTTTATTCATATAAACAATCAAAATAATAAAATACTCCATGTGTTCTGTATTAAATGACACTTTATTTAATATAACATAGATTTAAAATggaatattggtgcacaattatTACTGGAAAAATATCAAAAGGACGCAAAAGGCATTGATTTAATGGAAATACCGATCTGTTTATGGACCCATATTTGCAAAACTTAATGATTAAATGTCTCTGTTTCACAGGGGACAGCCCTGACCGTTGCTCTCTTAGTGGGAGGGGCTTATCACCTGGGGAGCTTCAACAATGTCATGATGCTGACAAgaaagagaagagtctctccagatcagaacacctcaagaaacaccagcacaGACTTATAGGGAAGAAACCTCACCACTGCtgttctgactgtgggaagagttttgctaaacagaaggaATTGATCATTCATGAGCGGATTCACACCGGTGAGAAACTCTACCACTGctctcagtgtgggaagagtttagCTGCATCTAAAACCTTAAATTCTCATCGGAAAATTCATACAGGGGAGATACCTTACCCCTGCTTTGATTGTGGGAAATACCTCAATCAATCAGGAGCCCAgactaaacacatacacacaggagagaagccttatacctgtgatcagtgtgggaagagctttaaGAAATCAGGACACCTGACTATACACAAACGCATACATacgggagagaagccttacagctgtgatcagtgtggaaaGAGCTTCAGTCGATCAGGAGACCTGACTAgacaccaacgcatacacacaggagagaagccgtatcgctgtgatcagtgtgggaagagcgtCAATAATTCAGGACAACTGACTACACACCagcgcatacacacaggagagaaacgttatagctgtgatcattgtgggaAGAGCTTCATTCGATCAGGAGACCTGACTACACACAAACGcctacacacaggagagaagccttacagctgtgatcagtgtgggaagagcttcaatcaGTCAGGACACCTGACTTtacaccaacgcatacacacaggagagaagccttatagctgtgatcagtgtgggaagagctttgcTCGAGATTTCACCCTGACTACACACCAGCGAATACACAAAGGAGataagccttatagctgtgatcagtgtgggaagagctttgcTCGAGATTCCACCCTGACTAcacaccaacgcatacacacaggagagaagccttatagctgtgatcagtgtgggaaaagCTTCAATCATTCAGGATCCCTGATTAcacaccaacgcatacacacaggagagaagccttatagctgtgatcggTGTGGGAAAAGCTTCAATCATTCAGGATCCCTGACTGaacaccaacgcatacacacaggagagaagccttatagctgtgatcggtgtgggaagagcttcaatcattcaggatcactgactacacacaaacgcatacacacaggagagaagccttatggCTGTGAtgagtgtgggaagagcttcaatcaatcaggagacctgactacacaccaacgcctacacacaggagagaagccatatagctgtgatcagtgtgggaagagcttcattCAGTCAGGACACCTGACCAcacaccaacgcatacacacaggagagaagccttatagctgtgatcagtgtgggaagaacTTCATTCAATCAGTAGAGCTGACTAGACACCAGCGAATACACACATGAGAGAAATCTTACTCCTGTCTATGTGGAAAGTCCTTTGGTCAGTCAGGGTCACTGAAACAACACCAGGAAGCACAAATGTGTTGTTTTTTATCTCCCTCTCCTGCACGGGTTCCAGATCCCTAAATACAGTTTCAATAGAAAACATCTTGTAAAGAGTCATCCATCTCCCATTCTCTAACAGTTTACTAAGTCTGATTACCATGGTAACCTGTGTAGCATAATATGCAGCTCTGGATCCATATGTATCAAGTGTCTTGGAGTaggagtgctgtgtgtgtgtggtggaggggGGTGTTCAGAGCTGTATCTTATTTCATTAACTCCTATTATCCTTTAAATAATGTAGAATTGTGTTTCAACAATAGTTGGTGCATATTCATGTGTGAGGGAAATGTCTGAAGAGAGAGCCTTGAATTGTACATCATGTCTCATACAAACATTGGTTCCTGTAGGTGCTGGTTAGAGCTGTGAGGGGGAGAAGGTCATGACCCCCTCAGACCTTTTGGCAGAATGCCCAGTATATGTTCTGTAAGTTAAGATAGGAGACGGTGCCAGTCACATGCAGGAACCAAACGTTAATGATGAATAATATATATCATGCAtgtataacttgtctgtgtaagcaGTGTATAAAAgaactaacgggactgccccgAAAGAGCTCCTGAAGGACGTGTACTACGGTGCATTAAGTTTGTTAGAACCTTTCCAGCTTGCTGATAAtaaagaatgattcatttcagttTGACTTTGAGGCCCTGGTGGTAATTTCCAGAACACATGTATTCAATACAAAAATACATGAAATCTATTGTcttatgtgaaggagatgtgtcgcactgcatgaggtaaatggtggtcacaccagatactgactatcattttatttttaaaggtatctgtgaccaacagatgcatatctgtattcccagtcatgtgacatccatagattagggcataattcATTTAGAACAGTttactgatttctttatatgaactgtaactcagtaaaatcatataaattgttgcatgttgtgtttctattgttattcagtatagtaataataatataataaactAATTGAATAAATTAATGGGCCTACTACTGTTTTAGATGTTCtgtgtctgtcacgccctggccttagtattctttgttttcttaattattttggttaggtcagggtgtgacatggggaatgtatgtggtttttgtagtgtctagggtggttgtaaggtttagggggtttattagagtagttgggtttatgtttagtatagtagtctagctgtgtctatggttgagtgtaggtatctaggaaagtctatggttgcctgaattgggtctcaattagagacagctggttattgttgtctctgattgggagccatatttaaggcaaccataggctttagctgtttgtggggaattgtctatgttgaacgtttgtagcctgtgtgtgtgcactacgtttatagcttcacggtcgtttgttgtttttgtatagtttgtaatagtgtttcgtttcatgttcatcttcgtagtaaaataaaagaagatggcttattttccacatgctgcgttttggtccgtctctcctccacacgatcgtgacagaattccccaccaacatcagatcaagcagcgtgtgcaacaacaacaggacccacctacacaggactattggaattgggaggaaattctggaccgcgaagtaccaggagaatataaccgccccaaagctgagctggaggcagcgaaggcggaGATATGAGTAGGCAGCaaggaaacaaggctggaagcccgtaagtcaaacccaaacatttcttggggggggggggggggggggggggctcttgggtagtttagttgggtcagtcgggagacgtgagccaactccttctgcttaccgtaaggagccggtgagggcggatttggaggagagtgacgcagagacagtaaaggagttaatggagaaattggaggagagagttatgagggatgtattggtttggtgcatgaggcacggcatccgtccgaatgaacgtGTTGGTGATTTAATGTCACCgagaacagctctccatactcgtcctgaggtgcgtgctagccgtctggttaagacagtgcctacagcacgcacaaagcctcctgtgcgtctccagagtcctgtgcgtcctgttactgctcctcgcactagccctgtggtgtgtgttcccagcccagtaccaccagtgctgacaccacgcaccaggcttccagtgcgtatccagagccctgttcctcctccacgcactctccctgtggtgcgtgtctccagcccagtgcctccagtcccggcaccacgcaccaagcctcctgtgcgccttgagaactcagtgtgccctgtccctgctccccgcactagccttgaggtgcgtgtctccagtccggttccagttccggtaccacgcaccaagcctcatgtgcgtctccagagccctgtacgcactgttccttctccccgtactcgccctgttgtgcgtgccctcagcccggtaccaccagtgccggtaccacacatcaggcctatagtacgccttgagcgtccagtgtgccctgttgttgttccccgcactagcctgaaggtgcgtgtccttagcccggtacctccagttccggcaccacgcaccaggcctacagtgcgtctcagccggccaaagtctgccgtctgcccaacggcgcctgaactgcccgtctgccaagcggcgcctgaactgcccgtctgccaagcggcgcctgaactgcccgtctgccaagcggcgcctgaactgcccgtctgcccaacgccgtctgaactgtccgtctgccaagagccgcatgaactgcccgtctgtattgagccttcaaagccgcccgtctgccatgagcctacagagccgtccgccagacaggagccgccagagccttccgccagacaggatcagccagagccttccgccagaccggatcagccagagccttccgccagaccggatcagccagagccttccgccagaccggatcagccagagccttccgccagaccggatcagccagagccttccgccagaccggatcagccagagccttccgccagaccggatcagccagagccttccgccagaccggatcagccagagccttccgccagaccggatcagccagagccttccgccagaccggatcagccagagccttccgccagaccggatcagccagagccttccgccagaccggatcagccagagccttccgccagcca
The DNA window shown above is from Salvelinus fontinalis isolate EN_2023a chromosome 40, ASM2944872v1, whole genome shotgun sequence and carries:
- the LOC129839958 gene encoding zinc finger protein ZFP2-like produces the protein MPYKETIASKMDRDKASPSPSTLPESPGRSPPCTLLLDLVICRKTPGQSGTRRGEGEEEHGDLISLRDSPDRCSLSGRGLSPGELQQCHDADKKEKSLSRSEHLKKHQHRLIGKKPHHCCSDCGKSFAKQKELIIHERIHTGEKLYHCSQCGKSLAASKTLNSHRKIHTGEIPYPCFDCGKYLNQSGAQTKHIHTGEKPYTCDQCGKSFKKSGHLTIHKRIHTGEKPYSCDQCGKSFSRSGDLTRHQRIHTGEKPYRCDQCGKSVNNSGQLTTHQRIHTGEKRYSCDHCGKSFIRSGDLTTHKRLHTGEKPYSCDQCGKSFNQSGHLTLHQRIHTGEKPYSCDQCGKSFARDFTLTTHQRIHKGDKPYSCDQCGKSFARDSTLTTHQRIHTGEKPYSCDQCGKSFNHSGSLITHQRIHTGEKPYSCDRCGKSFNHSGSLTEHQRIHTGEKPYSCDRCGKSFNHSGSLTTHKRIHTGEKPYGCDECGKSFNQSGDLTTHQRLHTGEKPYSCDQCGKSFIQSGHLTTHQRIHTGEKPYSCDQCGKNFIQSVELTRHQRIHT